The genome window ttcattctgtagagcgtttatgaggtcagacactgatgttggacaaagAGAGGCCTTGGCTCACAATCTCcgctccagttcatcccaaaggtgctcgatggggttgaggtcagggctctgtgttcgggccgCTCGAGTTCTTCTACACCGAACTCACTACAAAATTCTTTATAGTCctcactttgtgcactggggtgGAGTCATGCTGGGGAAAAAACACAAGGTTATATGGAAGTGTAGCATTGTCCAAGTTGTCTTAGTTTGCTGAAGTATAAAGATCGCACTATACTGAGGATACGAGGCCTGAACtcgaaacacctgaattcaatcaTTAACAGGTTTGGACGAACACTTTTGTCTGTGTAGCGTATATTAAAAAAgataggagttttttttttcttttcaaaaacccatataaaaaaaacagactgtaAGAATATTtgacactttttatttaaaactcatTTCCCCTTGTATTTCTCGGTGGGGCTTTACAATGCAATgtttgtgattttaattatataatattaaaagtcTTTGAACCAAGCACGTCTGATGCTCAGATTAATAACAGACACAACAACGAGCCAGAACATCTGGAAATGTTAGCCTCTGGAACTTGCATGGCAGTGGACGGCACTGATGGCTCAGAGTCTGTTAGCTAAAATGGTGTAGAAGTGGAGCAGTGTAAGAACGAAACAGAACCGAGTTGAGATCGTCAGCGTTTATTTCCATCACATCATGTTGTCTCTCCCCTGAAAGAGAACACAAAGGGTTAGTCGTTACTTTGAGGTTCTGCGACGTTCTATAAAATCTTTAAAGTGTAGACGAGCGAGCCGGACGGCGAGAGCCTCACTCTTTAAACTTCCACTCCTGCCGGCACATGGGGCACTGCTGCTGCACCTGCTGCGAGTTCAGCCACTTCAGGATGCAGTGCATGTGGAAGCAGTGGGAGCACTGACCCCAGACCAGCGGGCAGTCGTCTCCGGGGACTTTACCTGCAACACACGGGCGCCGTTATAGCGCTTAACGGAGTGTATGAATGATTTATACAATGATGTATGAATGATTTATACAAACAAATCAAATGAttcaatgaataaaaacaatggAGGAATGGCGTACAGTCCGGACAGCAGCCGTTAAACGGAGCTCTGCAGATGCCACAGTTTTCATCATTGGCCACCCAGAGCCATGAGGCCACACCGTGCCACTGCTTTATCTTCACCTTCATCTCTGTCTGCatacaatcatcatcatcatcatcatcataataaaatgcaaatattacacaaaacacaggaggaaactggaaaaataagcattttgaatatataaagaaacaatTATAGatcttttaaatcatttaaaagaaataaaaacacaaaaacatttaaacagccTTAAATAtcgtaaataaacaaactaatacaTAAAACAGATGACGTCATTACAtcagaaaataaaccaaatCTAACAGGACGACGGTGCGGTTTTTATTggatgcaagttttttttttttttaacatctaagCAATAAGACACAAGACTTAAAATCGTAAAGATGATAAAAAACTACACTGTTCTGATGAGATGTTTAATGAGAATCCCGGTGTGGACCGCTAAAGCGCTCTCTCGGTGCTGGGCGCCATTTTGACTTCCGCTCTTTTCACTCGGCGCTTTCAGTAACAGCGATGTGACTCAGTGTCGCCCTCTAGCGTGCGGGAGCGAGTgggattttatttgattattatttttttttactaatgttttttatttttacaaacaagCGTAATTACGTGTCGTTGATGGTTTAAGAGTTTGTAAAATAGTTACTATTTAGGTTATTATGTTAAGCAATTTccctaaaataaattaataaagttatattatttaatttatatagataataataataataataataataataataataataaattgcatttaaaactaggtttaattctgttttttaaatgaattaatcaaAAGACTTGTTGTTTGTACACTGTGAAAACTAttgaagaaaatataaaaaggagAACGTAGGGTATTTGATGGGTTTCAAACTGAAAGGAAAATGATTGCGATCATGACCAcaaggtggcggtaatgcagcACAGTGCAGACCAACAGCCGGGAGACACCAAGAAGAAGACAAGAATTAAAACACGGAAGTCTCTCGAGTCTCTTAGAAACCGTTGCTCAAACATCCGGCAGTGTGCGGTTGCTTAGCAACAGGCTTCTAAAACGTCGACGGGAATTTTCACATCAGGCGCGAGCTCTCATCGACGCAATTTAattcaaaattttaaatttatttgttaattttctaAAGGTAAGTAcaatatttcaattttatttttttttaaacatgtgttttgtgtttattaaataaattgtaaaaaaaaaatgtaatcaaacATGAAAAGTAAAACTGACCttcgttactttttaaatgctgataattaattaattataaaaataaatttattattacaatCTTTCATTATTACAGCTGATGGCATTAATGCAGTATTAGAACTGTAAAAAGTGCATTTATTAACGCAACTCCAATAAAAAATGTGcactgtttaatttaatttttacttaatgaatttctatatttaataaataaaactaaagtttatatgtaaccaaaaaaataataattttgtctagaggtaataacattaaaacagatGACTCATAATTATCATCACACCGTTAACACACTGGTACCACACCACAGGTGACCTCTGACCCCGTGCGAGGATGGATGGAGCTGAACCAGGGATGGATGAAGGCAGGAGAAGGTCTCCACTCGATGAACCCGAGGAACCAGGAGGCGGAGCCGAGCAGCACAGTGGGAGTGTACCAGAGCCTCCAGCATCATCTCTCCACACCACGCCGGGGTCCAACCCCAGGGTAAACACAGCCCCATGTTTACACCgcatcacttcctgtttcctgtttacacttctagtgtttatataaaagctgTGCATAATTTGCTGCCTATGATGGACCTTCCTGCTGTTTCATGTCCAGTTTAAACATTAACGATGATGTGTTCACCTTATCTCCTCTCGTCCAGGCGGCACTGGCAGGCGGCGAGGGAGAGGGGAGAGCGCCACCCGGCCGAGATGGtgaagatgatgaagatgacGAAGATGAGCTGATCGTCTTGGATGCTGAGCACGTCTGTGACTTTGAATATTGAAAAAATTTGGCAACttattgtaatatttacatataggatgtaaaggaaaaaagactagatagatagatagatagatagatactttattgatcccgaagaaaatcaataaataatccCACAAGATAAATTATACTGTGGTTAAAGTAATACAGGATTAATTGCTATTGAATTTAAGCCAAGGTTTAGTAACGTATAACAAGTGCACGATTTTATTCCAGCTAAAATGAAGTTTATAATCAGATCTTTTCCCACAGCCTCTGATGAGGAGATTTCAGTCGGCTCTAAAGCAGCACCTGACCAGAGAGCTGGAGAACCTGGAACTGAAGCTGCGTGAGAAGGTTGGGCTCAGAGATTCCCTTTAATCCATTTTACTCCAGTTGCTTCCAGAACtatatcatataaaaaaaaattttattctcaTCTTAAGCTTGCACCCCTCTTTTAATCCTACGTGTTTTTTCGtgcaaaaaatttataaaaatcatgtGATCGTAGTGAGTCTCAGTCTTAGCTAAACACCTCTAAACTGTAACAGCATTCAGGGGGGTGTTAACACAAGGCCAAAAGTAATGGACATAAGAAGTGGTCTTAAAGAGGCTGTTCAATCTGGAAGGGTTTATAAAACCATTTGGAGTTCAATGTTTTACAGTGAGAAAGGTTATTCACGAGTGGAAAGCATTCGAGACGGCTGCCGATCTTCAcaggagtggacgtcccagcacattcaccccgaGGTCAGACCGTGCAATGCtcagaaaaatacaaaacaccaacagagctacatctcagacgctacaggcctcactgagagtgttacatgttaaagtccatgacagcacaattagaagaagactgaactaGTATGGTTTGTTTGGGAGGGTTGGCAGGAGAAATCGCCTTCTGTCTGTAAAGAACATAAAAGCTTaatgcatctgaacaaaccacaagacttctgaaacatggacagatgagaccaaagtggagttggtTGACTTTAAAGGCCCGTGTCGTCTTATTTCACGAAAATCAAAACAGCATCTCAGCAGAAACACATGGCTTCAAGCACGGCTTTaacatattatactgtactatacaacCTCATTGTATATGAGAGTATTCTAGAGACAAATATAGGCGTGTCTTTccaacagctaaagcttggtcgaAATTGGGTTAATCAACAGGACAATGAACTTCTGGCAGGACGATAAGAGAGCTGTGCgtaagtaaatgtttaaaaacctcaatgaactgaagcgaTGCTGGATAGAAGAATGGATGTGAAAGACTGATGAAGTCATAAAGGAAACCTCTACTTCGAGTTGTTGCTGATCTTATAGTTTCTTTATCGTATAGTTCCTACAGTGTAGGTTTATgaaataaatggatttttacCATGAGACATTTTCATGTTGTAGGTCACGGTAGTAGGCTGAAGGAGAAAGATGAAGAGAAACACAGAGAAGTGAGTAGGCAGAAGAGACCAGGAGAGACAGAGAAGTACACAGAGCAAAGGAATTAGGAAgtgagagaagagaaagaagtAGGAATGAACATAAGAGATGAAGATCAGGGTGAAACTGAATCAGAGCGAGGGACCGAAGCAGGTGTGATGGTGAGACAGGtggagacagggagacagatgGTCCTGCTGAAGCTCCAGTTGGACCTCATGGTATGAATTTATTCTCTGCTcatacacacagtaacacaccgTTTCACTACGTAAAACtacattttagatttaataGTAGATAATTATTAATCAACGCGTGAATGCTGCGATTGAAAATTCTTTAAGTTATCCCCCGCTGTAGCTTCAACCGATTTAACTGTTATTAGGAAATAAAAGTTGTATTTAAAGGTTAGTTGCTGCGGTTTAAAGAGAATAAATCCGACCCAGAGTCCTGTGTGTTTTGCACCAGGTGACGGAGGAACGGGTGGAGAACTCCAGGCGTGAGGAGCTCGGCGTCAGGCTCTACGGTGTCCAGCAGGACCTCGCCAGAGCGCAGGCCAGTCTGGAGTCTCAACATGCGAGCAGAGCTGAAGCCATCATCCAGAGGAGACAAGTGAAGGAACAGCTGGAGAACATCAGGAACCAGTACAACAGCGCAGTGGAACAGGCAGGCAAACAGCGCGCACAGGGTGAGGAGAATCTACTCTGCATATCTTATCACAGGTATCTCGTATAGAGAACATCAGACTGCATTTACTAGATATtatgtacatgtatgtatttAACACAAAGACACACCTGTGAACcgaaaaccattccaggtgacgGCCGATGAGAGAACGCCATGAGTGTGCCAAGCTGgcatcaaagctaaatgtagctACTTTGGGAAATATAAAACCTATTctgcgttgtgtgtgtgtgtgtgtgtgtgtgttgggggcgGTGACAGTGTCACAGCTGCAGTCGGAGGCAGATGTTCTCGCACGGCGTCTGCGTTACATGGAGGAACTGGCCTCCGACCGGCGCTCAGACGTCTCCGCTATGAAGAACGCCAAGACCAAGGCGCAGGCGGAGAAACGACAAGCGGCTCAGCAGAAATACCAAcaggtcagagagagagagagagagagagagacgttgacACTTTACTACAAGTCctacttttattttagttcatatattattgttttattattcctttgtgtgtgtg of Clarias gariepinus isolate MV-2021 ecotype Netherlands chromosome 6, CGAR_prim_01v2, whole genome shotgun sequence contains these proteins:
- the anapc11 gene encoding anaphase-promoting complex subunit 11 isoform X2, translating into MKVKIKQWHGVASWLWVANDENCGICRAPFNGCCPDCKVPGDDCPLVWGQCSHCFHMHCILKWLNSQQVQQQCPMCRQEWKFKE
- the anapc11 gene encoding anaphase-promoting complex subunit 11 isoform X1, which translates into the protein MKVKIKQWHGVASWLWVANDENCGICRAPFNGCCPDCKVPGDDCPLVWGQCSHCFHMHCILKWLNSQQVQQQCPMCRQEWKFKEGETT